The window CCCACGGAGGTGAGGGACCTGGTGAAAGGGGGCAGCCATGGTGAGAACCTGGTGGAGGACTGAGGCCTCCAAGGAGCCACAGACAGAACGGGCTCCACTGCGCTGTCATCAGTGAGACAACCTGCCAGGAGTGGTGGCTGAGCTGCTCCTTTAGTTCCTGCTTGTGAATCCCAGAGGGATGTGAGATGtcatggtagagtagcataggggaTGTGCCCTGGCCCAGCCAGCAGGTGAAATGATGGCCCTAAGAGTGAACCCCAAATAACCCAGTACAGAGTCCTTAGTGCCAGGCCCTGCTGTCACTCCCGTAAGCCCCAAGTATGGCTGGCAATCTACAACCCAATCCTTCCTCTAATTTCCTCTACAGGGTCCTGAGCAGGACACTAGGGGCCTTGTGGGGTCCTGGAACAGTGCCCTCCAAGTATCCTGCAAAGGCGTGATTTGTTAAAACCAAGGAGGCATCTCTCTGCTGCAGGGGTTCCCAAGCTCTCGGCCTCCCTCCTCCAGTGGGCCCACATCACCTGCCCTCCTTACACTCCTCCCTGCTAACCTTGACCAGAGTCGTCATGCCTCGTGGTAACAAGAGTAAGCTCCGTGCCCGTGAGAAACGTCGCCAGACCCAAGGCGACGCCCACAGTGTCGACGGTGCTCAGGCAATTGCAGCAGAGCAGGAAGGGTCCCCgtcctcttcctctcctccttttgGGGGGTCTCCCCCGAGCTCCCCTGCTGCTGGCATTCCCCAGGGGCCTCAGAGCGTCCCGCCCATCACCACTGGTGCTGCTGGTGCTTCGGGCACAAGAGCTGCTGGAGGGGCCGAGGGCCAAGATGAGGGAGGTCCAAGTTCCTCTGCGGCCCCAGCCCCCACTGAGAGGTCTCAAAGAGACCCCGTAACCCGGAGGGTGAGCATGTTGTTGCAGTTCCTGCTGTACAAGTATAAAATGAAAGAGCCCATTACGaaggcagaaatgatgaagatcatcaaCAAAAGGCACAAGGAGCACTTCCCTGACATCCTGAGGAGAGCCTCTGTGCACCTGGAGGTGGTCTTTGGGCTTGAGCTGAAGGAAGTCGACTCCAAAGGTGAATCCTATGCCCTTGTCAGCCAATTGGAGATCAGCAAGGAAGAGAATTTTATTGGTAGCAGGGGGTTTCCCAAGAATGGGCTCCTGATGCCTCTCCTGGGCATGATCTACAGGAATGGTGACCGGGCCACCGAGGAGGAGATGTGGGCATTCCTGAATGTGCTGGGGATCTACGATGGGAAGTGGCACTTCATGTTTGGGGAGCCCAGGAAGCTCATCACCAAAGATTTGGTGCAGGAAGAGTACCTGGAGTACCGGCAGGTGCCCAACAGTGATCCTCCACGCTACGAATTCCTGTGGGGTCCCAGAGCCCACACTGAAGGCAACAAGAAAAAAGTCCTGGAGTTTTTGGCCAAGATCAGTGCTACAGACCCCGGTGCCTTCCAAGCCGTGTATGAAGAAATTTGGAGATTGAAGAAAAGAGGGCCGCAGACAGAGAATGCGCCAGGGCCAGTCCTAATGCCAGGGCAAGGGCCCCTTTCAGGGTGAAGTCCAGCATGTCCTCCCACCTCTAATGAAGTCTGATGGAGATTCTTcactttgttgttgaaaatggctGTTAACCTTCTAATTAGTGGAGGCAAGGGGGGCTGGAGGGAGCACATGTATGTCTTCTTTTGTTCCTGTTATATTGGAGTGACTTATATATTTAACTCGtttttttgcatttttcaaatgttctttttaattgaAGGTTTATTAAGATTCAGAATCTAAATTCATCCTCATGCATTTATTGCTGTTTTGTTGCTTGATTTAGGAGTGAGAGTTTTGTATTGTTTAAAACAAATTGAAAATCCTTGAATCTTTTTTCGTGATCCAGAGCCAGTTAACATGGCATCAGAATAGGGATAACCTAGGCATCAGAATAGTCTGCAAAGAACAGTTGGGTTTACAAGGTAGAGGTAGAAATATGTAAAAGTTGGCCCACTCCAGATTTCCCTTATTCCTTTTGGTAAAAGTAAAATATACATGTGCCTGGATTCGTTTAGCTTTTTCAAAGATATGGGAGAAAATAAATCGTGATGATTTCCACCTCTTGTTCACTGGTTGTTTTGTTCCCCAAAGAATAACTGAgcatctgctctttggaaaccctggtggcatagtggttaagtgctacacctgctaaccaaagggttggcacttcgaatccgccaggtgctccaaggaaactctattgggcagttttactctgtcctatagggtccctgtgaatcgaaattgactcgacagcctgggtttggtttttcggtttggcTCTTTGAAAGGCTTCACACTAGTACTGGGGACCTTTACACAAAGACATCGCAGGCGCTGTGCATAGATTTTAAATTCTAAGAGCAGCTATGAAATGAGGAGGTAGAGACACTCTCCAAGACCTAAGGACTAGTACAAAAGGAGTGTGCGCTTCAGGGATCCCTCTGGTATAAATGCCCTGAGGGAGGTCAGTTTTGGGCCTTGGGACACTTTGATCTctcatggtgggggtgggggatagTGGTGGGGAGTATATTTTCACGTTAGGCTGCATGGGGTGGACAAGGGTAGGGGATGGGTAAAGTGGGTTGGGTGAGGTGGGGGGAGTCCAGATGAGGGTGTGGTGGGGGGTGAGCAGGGCCAGACACTCCCATGATGCCCCAGCATGAAGAGGCAGAGCCTGGAATGGAAACCAGCTCTTCCCAGTTACTCTGAGATTTTGGACAAAGCAGAGAGGAATTCCCTCCTGGGTCAGGACTGGTAGGTGCCCTGTGTTCTTGTCCCCGTGCACTTTAACACATGCACTGACTGGGTATGGGTCGCACAGTGTGTCCACGGAGTTCCTGAAAAATAGGGAGCTACTCCTTCGTGTCAGGAAGCCACTGTTAGAAGCCTCTTGTGCTGAGCTGGGGGAGCCAGAGCCCATGCCATTGAAAGCACTTTAGAATTAGGATACCTTGAGTGTCATTTGGCAATTCCCAGGTGAAGACTAGACTCTTGGCAGTGGTGATGTGAATAAAAATTGGGGTGACTTAGCTGGAAGTGCAGCTGGAAGGGTGAGTTGGTCCTTAACAATAATTCTAGGAGTTTTGTGTTGCATTAAACTGAGGCAGCCTGCTCCAAAGGCACTTTAAATATCCTACTGCCTAATATGGATTGAATTCCCCCCTCCCCAAATAgttgttgtaattcctaaccctattcctgtggatataatccaTTCTGGGCCCtggatttctttgttatgttaatgttaCAGCCTTAGTATAGGGCCtgtcttaagtcaacccaccagtggctccactgcAAAGAGGTGTGGCCCTCTTcctccatagagattacagcttggaaatcctatggggcatttctgcttcGTCCTATAGGGAGGGAATCAAATTAATGCCAGTGCGTTTAGTGTTTTTGTggggcttttattttattttttggcggGGTTTTATTAGCTCAATCTCtatggagatataaaagagcagattgagcaagcagTGAACCAAGGAAGCACAGATAGGGGAAGATTGGTACCACGCCAcctgagatctccaaggaaccaagaaacagaagctgaacaaagacaagaaccttcccccagagccaacagagagaaaaaaccttcccctagagcaggtgCCCTCGaatcagatttctagcctcctaaactgtgagaaaataaataaaacctgttgccatacagtcgattctgactcatagccaccctataggacagagtagaactgccccatatagtttccaaagagtgcgtggtgggtttgaaccgccgacctttttgattagaagctgaggtcttaatcactgcaccaccaggctccttaagcCACCCAGTTGGTCGTAATTTCTTATGGCAGCCTCAAGGAACAAATACAGCCTCTGTTCCCATATATAAAAAACCCTcccctccacaacctctctgaTGCTTTTCGGACATAAGAAACTTTTACCAACATCACCGGGGCAGCTTGCCAAAAATGTGGATTCCAGGGTCCAATTCCCCACAGGATTCTGGTTCCTTAAATCTGGGCAGGGCCctgaaatctgcattttaagatCAAAACCCCATCATTTAAGCAACTGAGAAACTCTGGAAATGATGACCCAGGCTTAGCATCCTGGGTTCTTCCCAGCTGAGCGACCTTGGTTTTAATCTTTCGGAGACTTTGACTCCTAGGTAAAATGAGAATTGTAGGAATTTCACCTCCTAGCCTTAAGCAGAGGGTTCAGTGTAATGAGCCAGATACTCATCTAATACAGGGCTTGGTGAGGGCTTCAGAAAATGGTGCAGATCTTATTATTATTGTCTTGCACGTCAAGCTACCGATTAGGAGGTGACATTCTGCCCCCACAAGTGAGTTCTCAGAGCTAGGGGACGGGATTCGAACCCGCACAGCGACTAGCCCCCCGCCTCGCTCCGCCCCCACGTCAAGGAGTCAAGCCATTCCCAGGCCGGCAGAGGAGTTCGAAACAGAGGGTCAATTTGCATATTAGGATAGCCCCGCCCCCCGCGCGCCAGAAAATGAATTtgtgtgttaaagccacccaccagtgccatttctcttagagcagcactagataagttaGACACTACATAATGGGTGACAAAAAGGtttgcccttgactactaacctcaaggttggaagtgcgaacccacccagcggcacctcagaagaaaggccaggcaatatgTCTGTGTAAAGACTCCCACCAAGAAGAGCCTATGGGGGCGgctctactctctaacacatggagtcgcactcagccaaaatcaactcaacggcaagaactgaatataaaatataatttagtttttgtttctaagcaattatttttcctaatttctgttttttttttttttttttcctagaacacTGTATATTCTCCAACTTCTCCTggagaaatcaaaacaaaacattttcagAGAGTAGGGTGGTACTGTGTGGTGTCAGAATAAAGTAATAGCTGATATTATTTAAAGACCCAGTATTTGCCAGGAACTTTGCCAGGTGCTTCACATGCATTTCACAGAATGCACCGGCCCTAGGAGACAGGGCTTATCAAACCCACTTCACAGACGAGGAAAGTGGGGCGCTGAGAGTTTGGTAATGTGGGCGAGTCCACACCTCTAGTACACGACCAGGCTGGACTAGACCGCTGGTTGGAATTTGTCTGGAGCCCACACTGTTCCACTCCTCCAAGACAAAGACTGACTTGGTGTCTCTAAATTCACTTTTCTTCTCACTGCTCCAAAATGTATCTCAGGCAAGAAAAACAATACCTTTGTGCCCAAAGCACTGGCTTGGACTACACAGGCGGAGTTGTAAGAGTAAATGAGAGGTAACAATAAGGAGAAAGCCcgggtggagcagtggttaagcactcagccgctaaccaaaaggctggcagttcaaacccatccagcggctccacaggacaaggacctggtgatctgccctcaTACAGGTTAcagcccgtggggcagttctgctctgtcacaggggtcactgtgagtagaaaCCGACTGGACAGcccctaacaagaacaacagtaataaggaaaagaaagataATATCTGGCGACATCTGTACATGCAACGCCAGATGACCTGAGAAGATGAGGGGCTCACAAAACCATCCTGGGGAGCCCCTGCCTGGAGAAAATACATCTATTAGAACACAAATCACATGACACCCTACGTGTGGCTGATGAAAAGAAGGGatagctgagatttttttttctctgacagcATAGACCACCTGTCCGGGGCCTCCTGCCTTATGCGGCAGCTTCCTCATCTCACATGACTCCTGGGACAGGCACCCATTCTTTGATTAAAAACTGCTCAGGTTTTTAATCCAAGATTCAGGAGCCAAAATAGAGACCCCCGTGTAGGAAGACTGGGGAAACCAACACACTAGAGTTTAGGAGTCACCCAGAGACTGACTGACACCTGCTCcaacttagtcatctagtgttgctgtaacagaaataccacaagtggatgccttcaacaaagagaaattcatttcttcacagtaaagtaggctaaaagtccatattcagggtgtcaggccaggggaaggctttccttctctgtcacccttctcatcaaccttcctcaggactaggagcttctccgtgcaggaaccccaggtccaaaggacacactctgctcccagcactgctttcttggtgctatgaggtctcccatctctgtttgcttcccctTCCATTTTATCCCTTGAGAAGTAAAAGGTGGCGTAGGCCACAAcgcagggaaactccctctacattggatcagggctgtgacctgggtaagggtgttacaatcccacccaaatcctccttaacataaaatcacaatcacaaaatggagggcaaccacacaataatgggaatcatggcccagtcaaattgatacacagaatttgggagggacataattcaattcatatcATGTGCTCTGACCTAGAAAGCCCCAGGCAGGACAGTCAGGCTGAGCATCCATTCACTTATCTCTGAGAGTTCTCAGGGACTTGAGAGCCTTGCCTTAGAAGGACACCTCAAGTCCATAGATGCGGGAGTCTCAGTCTCTGATAGACAGCAAGGTGATGGTCCTGACTGAGGTTGATGGAACGACCCAGCCAGAACAGTGGAGTCCCATAGAGTTCCGCCCTGGCTATCAGTCCTTGCAGCTCCAGAACAGCCCTGTCTGGATGTAGCTCAGGGGACCCAAGTCAGCGGGCAGCTTGATCTGAGGGGAGCAGCCTCAGGTCAGTAGAGCATGGAGTTCCATGGCAAGTCAAGTGTCAAGGTGAGGACCCTGAATAAGGAATGAGGGAACACTTTACAttgggctgctaatccaaagggtGGACGTTCCAGTCCcagcagaggcacctcagaagaaaggcctggcaatccagttctgaaaaatcagtcattggaaagcccatggagcacagttgttcttggcacacatggggttgccatgagtttgcATCAACACAACAGTAACTGGTGAGGTTGTGAACTGCCTTAGTTTCTGTTAAGGGCCACATCCCCCTCTTATACCCTTCACTTCATCTGGCCTTTGAGTTTCAGAGGAAGAGACGTCCAGGAACCCTTCTGGCTCCTGAAAATTCTTGGTCCTTTGAAGTCTTCTTTCTTTTCAGAAGTTTATCTTGCTTTGTTCATCAGCAACTTTCCCTTTGCAGTGAATATGTTAAAATATCATGAGAGGTATAAGCAGTAATAGACATGGAAACTATCCttatagaacaaagaacataaTGATAAGTAAAATTTATTGGGTGTTTTCTAGATACCATCTACCATGTTAATCTTTTAGCTTACGTTAGTTCATACACCAGCCCTATTattgaccccattttacagatgcagaaatggaGGTCGAGAGACCGTTATTTGCTTCAAGTCACAGTAAGTGATGAAAATCAGATCTTTTTACAGTGCTTGTGCTCTGAACCattatacttaaaaaaagatataaagaacCCTAGGAATTTATTCTTATCTCTGAAGGTAACTTCTGTATCAATGAAGAGAATGCAACTCTCCTTTCTTTATCTTTAAGGGCCTATCTAGCTACCTTTGACTATGATCCAAAATAAAAAGTCTTTAACCTGAGTCCAGTTCCTTGGCACTTACACATTTCTTCATATCTTGTCCATTATTATCTGTCCTCCTCTATCAGGaaactaaatttttattttttcatttttttattgtacttcagatgaaggtttacagagcatactagcttcttattaaaacaTTAGTACacgtattattttgtgacattggttgactaccccaggacatgtcaacccTTGACTTCTTGAACTTGAGTTccttgttaccagctttcctgtcctctcctgccttctcatcctcacccctgggctggtgtgcccatttagactcATTTTTTTATGGGCGtacctaatctttgcctgaagggtcaACCTTAGGAGTGACATCAGTACTGAGGTATAATGGTGTGCAGAAACATTCTCTCATGATTTTCCACTCTTTTATcagacagtaagtctggtcttttttttttttttttttcttatgagctAGAATGTTGTTCTACATCTTTGTCCATCTGTGTCCAAAATcctctactgtgattcctgtcagaccagtcagggGTGGTAGACGGCTccatccagttgtactggactcagtctggtggaggctgtggtagttattagttctttggattaatctttcccttgtctctttggtttccttcattctcctttactcctgGTAGGGTGGGATCaatggagtatctcagatggttGCTCACAGGCATTGAAGGCCTGAGATGCTATTCAGCAAAGTATAACgtagaacatttctttataaactctcttATCCCAGTTAAGCTGGAGGCT is drawn from Loxodonta africana isolate mLoxAfr1 chromosome X, mLoxAfr1.hap2, whole genome shotgun sequence and contains these coding sequences:
- the LOC100669029 gene encoding LOW QUALITY PROTEIN: melanoma-associated antigen B2-like (The sequence of the model RefSeq protein was modified relative to this genomic sequence to represent the inferred CDS: inserted 1 base in 1 codon); protein product: MPRGNKSKLRAREKRRQTQGDAHSVDGAQAIAAEQEGSPSSSSPPFGGSPPSSPAAGIPQGPQSVPPITTGAAGASGTRAAGGAEGQDEGGPSSSAAPAPTERSQRDPVTRRVSMLLQFLLYKYKMKEPITKAEMMKIINKRHKEHFPDILRRASVHLEVVFGLELKEVDSKGESYALVSQLEISKEENFIGSRGFPKNGLLMPLLGMIYRNGDRATEEEMWAFLNVLGIYDGKWHFMFGEPRKLITKDLVQEEYLEYRQVPNSDPPRYEFLWGPRAHTEGNKKKVLEFLAKISATDPGAFQAVYEEIWRXEEKRAADRECARASPNARARAPFRVKSSMSSHL